A single Venturia canescens isolate UGA chromosome 1, ASM1945775v1, whole genome shotgun sequence DNA region contains:
- the wmd gene encoding serine-threonine kinase receptor-associated protein isoform X2 — protein MTISISTIGMHQNLSMPSTLQRASTRFHERNGKPMLRQGDTGDWIGTFEGHKGAVWGVALNPEATKAASGAADFNAKVWDAIKGEELHSFQHNHIVKSVDFSRDSNHLCTGSNEKLIRIFDLNKPEATPQIFSGHTSGIRHAKFFQDNKTLVSCADDKSLRVWDRSSGQETRRLDFPAIPSSMEVSKDGNIITTTHGNIVTFWNSKDLSKIREFIIPTQVNSVSLHPDCTMFVCGGEDFKMYKFDYLSGAEIESFKGHFGPVHCVCFSPDGELYASGSEDGTLRLWQTTVGKTYGLWRCTEQPQVIQESNTAVVNNKQEVSAS, from the exons atgGAAAGCCTATGCTTCGTCAGGGTGACACCGGCGACTGGATCGGTACTTTTGAAGGACACAAAGGTGCAGTTTGGGGTGTTGCGCTGAATCCTGAAGCAACTAAAGCAGCTAGCGGTGCTGCTGATTTTAATGCCAAAGTTTGGGATGCCATAAAGGGCGAAGAGCTTCATTCTTTTCAGCACAATCACATTGTCAAATCCGTTGACTTCAGCAGAGACAGCAATCATCTTTGTACAGGCTCCAACGAAAAACTCATTCGTATATTTGATCTAAATAAACCAGAGGCTACACCACAG atcTTTTCTGGTCACACGAGTGGTATAAGGCACGCAAAATTCTTCCAAGATAACAAAACGCTTGTGAGCTGTGCGGACGATAAAAGTCTTCGTGTTTGGGATCGCAGTAGCGGTCAAGAGACGAGAAGACTCGATTTTCCGGCGATTCCGAGCTCCATGGAAGTCTCTAAAGATGGCAATATAATTACAACGACACACGGAAACATCGTTACATTCTGGAACAGCAAAGA TTTGTCGAAGATTCGTGAGTTCATCATACCGACTCAAGTGAACAGCGTTAGCCTACATCCCGATTGTACGATGTTTGTCTGCGGTGGTGAAGACTTCAAGATGTACAAGTTCGATTACCTCTCTGGTGCTGAAAtcg AATCATTTAAGGGGCATTTCGGCCCGGTGCATTGCGTATGTTTCTCGCCGGATGGGGAGCTTTACGCGAGCGGTTCCGAAGACGGTACATTGCGACTGTGGCAAACGACGGTCGGGAAAACATACGGTTTGTGGCGTTGTACGGAACAGCCACAAGTGATCCAGGAAAGCAATACGGCTGTGGTTAATAACAAACAGGAAGTTTCGGCGAGCTAA
- the wmd gene encoding serine-threonine kinase receptor-associated protein isoform X1 yields MANLRQTPLTCSGHTRPVVHLAFSDVTESGYYLISACKDGKPMLRQGDTGDWIGTFEGHKGAVWGVALNPEATKAASGAADFNAKVWDAIKGEELHSFQHNHIVKSVDFSRDSNHLCTGSNEKLIRIFDLNKPEATPQIFSGHTSGIRHAKFFQDNKTLVSCADDKSLRVWDRSSGQETRRLDFPAIPSSMEVSKDGNIITTTHGNIVTFWNSKDLSKIREFIIPTQVNSVSLHPDCTMFVCGGEDFKMYKFDYLSGAEIESFKGHFGPVHCVCFSPDGELYASGSEDGTLRLWQTTVGKTYGLWRCTEQPQVIQESNTAVVNNKQEVSAS; encoded by the exons ATGGCGAATTTGCGACAAACACCTCTGACGTGTAGCGGGCATACACGGCCGGTTGTTCATCTCGCTTTTTCGGATGTCACAGAGTCTGGCTATTATCTCATCTCTGCTTGCAAAG atgGAAAGCCTATGCTTCGTCAGGGTGACACCGGCGACTGGATCGGTACTTTTGAAGGACACAAAGGTGCAGTTTGGGGTGTTGCGCTGAATCCTGAAGCAACTAAAGCAGCTAGCGGTGCTGCTGATTTTAATGCCAAAGTTTGGGATGCCATAAAGGGCGAAGAGCTTCATTCTTTTCAGCACAATCACATTGTCAAATCCGTTGACTTCAGCAGAGACAGCAATCATCTTTGTACAGGCTCCAACGAAAAACTCATTCGTATATTTGATCTAAATAAACCAGAGGCTACACCACAG atcTTTTCTGGTCACACGAGTGGTATAAGGCACGCAAAATTCTTCCAAGATAACAAAACGCTTGTGAGCTGTGCGGACGATAAAAGTCTTCGTGTTTGGGATCGCAGTAGCGGTCAAGAGACGAGAAGACTCGATTTTCCGGCGATTCCGAGCTCCATGGAAGTCTCTAAAGATGGCAATATAATTACAACGACACACGGAAACATCGTTACATTCTGGAACAGCAAAGA TTTGTCGAAGATTCGTGAGTTCATCATACCGACTCAAGTGAACAGCGTTAGCCTACATCCCGATTGTACGATGTTTGTCTGCGGTGGTGAAGACTTCAAGATGTACAAGTTCGATTACCTCTCTGGTGCTGAAAtcg AATCATTTAAGGGGCATTTCGGCCCGGTGCATTGCGTATGTTTCTCGCCGGATGGGGAGCTTTACGCGAGCGGTTCCGAAGACGGTACATTGCGACTGTGGCAAACGACGGTCGGGAAAACATACGGTTTGTGGCGTTGTACGGAACAGCCACAAGTGATCCAGGAAAGCAATACGGCTGTGGTTAATAACAAACAGGAAGTTTCGGCGAGCTAA